Proteins encoded by one window of Petrotoga sp. 9PW.55.5.1:
- the pheA gene encoding prephenate dehydratase, with protein sequence MGINERIKCAYLGPKGTFSEMASIRYFKEKADFIPVSSISEVFDKVREKLVDFGIVPIENSVEGSVNMSMDLLSEVSDILVVGECVVPVRHFLVSFEDIDLQSIKKVYSHQQAIGQCSKFIKNKLNHPEIIFTASTAVACELIKEETNSAAIASENVIKIYNPNVLAEDIQDSDNNLTRFFVITSSKNLPPLNKDLKYKTSIICSPKHNRAGVLYSMLESFQKKNINLTRIESRPTKKQLGEYLFYIDFEGHINDEGVKEALSELKEMSAFFKILGSYPIW encoded by the coding sequence TTGGGAATCAACGAGAGAATTAAATGCGCTTATTTGGGCCCAAAAGGGACTTTCAGTGAAATGGCATCCATTAGATATTTCAAAGAAAAAGCTGATTTTATACCCGTAAGTTCTATCTCAGAAGTTTTTGATAAAGTTAGAGAAAAACTTGTGGATTTTGGAATCGTACCAATAGAAAATTCAGTAGAGGGATCTGTAAATATGTCGATGGATTTACTCTCCGAAGTATCTGACATTTTAGTAGTAGGAGAATGTGTAGTTCCTGTTAGACATTTTTTAGTGTCTTTTGAAGATATTGACTTGCAAAGTATAAAAAAAGTGTATTCTCATCAGCAAGCAATAGGTCAATGTAGTAAGTTTATAAAGAATAAATTGAACCATCCTGAAATTATTTTTACTGCCAGTACTGCTGTGGCATGTGAATTAATAAAAGAAGAAACAAATAGTGCCGCTATAGCTTCTGAAAATGTCATAAAGATTTATAATCCTAATGTTTTAGCAGAAGATATACAAGATTCTGATAATAACTTAACACGTTTTTTTGTAATTACAAGTTCAAAGAATTTGCCCCCTTTAAATAAAGATTTAAAATACAAAACATCCATTATATGTTCTCCTAAGCATAATAGAGCCGGTGTTCTTTACAGTATGCTTGAAAGCTTTCAAAAGAAAAATATAAATTTGACGAGAATTGAATCTAGACCAACAAAAAAACAATTAGGTGAATACCTGTTTTATATAGATTTTGAAGGTCATATAAATGATGAAGGTGTAAAAGAAGCGCTGAGTGAATTAAAAGAAATGAGTGCTTTCTTTAAAATTCTTGGT